One genomic window of Magnolia sinica isolate HGM2019 chromosome 3, MsV1, whole genome shotgun sequence includes the following:
- the LOC131240792 gene encoding phytochrome B-like isoform X1, with product MGLGSRTSHSNSSAASNMKAQNTTTNITSKAIAQYNTDARLLAVFEQSGECGESFDYSKSLKSATESVPEEQITAYLSKIQRGGLIQPFGCMLAFQESTFKIIAYSENSIDLLGLLPTQNPIPDSQFLGLLGVDARSIFTPSGASSLAKAAASREISLSNPIWVHSKITGKPFYAILHRIDVGIVVDLEPAWSADPAVSITGAVQSQKLAVRAISRLQSLPGSDIGVLYDTVVEEVQELTGYDRVMVYRFHEDEHGEVVSEIRRSDLEPYLGLHYPATDIPQASRFLFKQNRVRIICNCNANPVRIIQAEELKQPLCLVNSTLRSPHGCHAQYMANMGSIASLVMAVLINSNDSMKLWGLVVCHHTSARYIPFPLRYACEFLMQAFGLQLNMELQLAMQLAEKKTLRTQTLLCDMLLRDAPFGIVTQSPSIMDLVKCDGAALYYGGMCWLLGVTPTDAQTKDIAEWLLTYHGDSTGLSTDSLADAGYPGAALLGDAVCGMAAARITSKDFLFWFRSHTAKEFKWGGAKHHPEDKDDGGRMHPRSSFKAFLEVVKSSSLPWEVPEMNAIHSLQLIMRGSFQDIEDRGAKTMISAQLTDLEMQGMNELSSVACEMVRLIETATAPIFAVDSGGFINGWNAKAAELTGLPANEAMGKSLVRDLVHEESREVVKIHLSRALQGEEDKNIELKLRTFGLQQQNPSVFIVANACSSKDYMNSVIGVCFVGQDITGEKVVRDQFTRLQGDYKAIVQSLNPLIPPIFASDENTCCSEWNAAMEKLTGWSRAEVIGKMLLGEIFGGLCQLKGQDALTKFMILLYSAIGGQDTEKFSFSFFDRKGKHVEALLTANKRIDARSDIVGCFCFLQTAIPDLQQTLEVQRQQDMKCFTRLKELAYIRQEMKNPLNGIRFTHKLLETTGISDEHKQLLETSTACEKQMMKIIEDMDLDRIDDGAMDLDMAEFLLGGVMDAIVSQMMLLLREKNLQLIREIPEEIKTMSLYGDQIRLQQVLADFLLNIVHHTPSPEGWIKIEVAPSLRLIDDGVELVHLQFRMTHPGQGLPLELEQDMFHGSQWATQEGLGLSMSRKLLKMMNGHVHYVREPTKCYFLISIKLQMNRRDTRAPN from the exons ATGGGTTTGGGAAGCAGAACAAGCCACTCAAATTCCTCAGCAGCCAGCAACATGAAAGCCCAAAATACCACCACCAACATCACCAGCAAGGCCATTGCCCAATACAATACAGATGCCAGGCTCTTAGCTGTTTTTGAGCAATCAGGTGAGTGTGGCGAATCGTTTGACTACTCTAAATCTCTTAAATCTGCTACAGAATCTGTCCCTGAAGAACAGATCACTGCCTATCTCTCCAAAATTCAAAGGGGTGGCCTTATCCAGCCCTTTGGTTGCATGCTTGCATTTCAAGAATCTACCTTCAAAATCATAGCTTACAGTGAGAATTCAATTGATTTGTTGGGTCTTTTGCCCACCCAAAATCCCATTCCAGATTCCCAGTTCTTGGGTCTGTTGGGTGTCGACGCCCGCTCCATCTTCACCCCTTCAGGTGCGTCGTCTCTTGCCAAGGCTGCAGCTTCCAGAGAGATATCCCTGTCGAACCCCATTTGGGTCCACTCCAAAATCACTGGGAAACCCTTCTATGCAATTCTACATAGGATTGATGTGGGAATTGTGGTGGATTTGGAGCCCGCGTGGTCGGCCGATCCTGCAGTGTCGATCACTGGTGCCGTCCAGTCACAGAAGCTCGCTGTGCGGGCCATCTCCCGGCTGCAGTCGCTCCCGGGTAGCGATATCGGCGTTTTGTATGATACTGTGGTTGAAGAAGTTCAGGAGCTTACTGGGTATGACAGGGTTATGGTTTACAGGTTTCACGAGGATGAGCACGGTGAGGTCGTTTCAGAGATCCGACGGTCGGATTTGGAGCCTTACCTGGGCTTGCATTATCCGGCCACAGACATACCTCAGGCGTCCCGGTTTCTGTTTAAGCAGAACCGCGTGAGGATTATCTGCAATTGCAACGCGAATCCCGTGCGAATCATCCAGGCTGAAGAGCTGAAGCAGCCATTGTGCTTGGTGAATTCAACACTGCGGTCGCCCCATGGATGCCACGCTCAGTACATGGCCAACATGGGCTCGATCGCGTCATTGGTGATGGCCGTGCTGATCAACAGCAACGACTCGATGAAGCTCTGGGGGCTTGTCGTCTGCCACCACACCTCAGCACGGTACATCCCTTTCCCCCTGCGGTATGCATGTGAGTTCCTCATGCAGGCCTTTGGGCTGCAGCTGAACATGGAGCTCCAGCTGGCAATGCAGCTCGCAGAGAAGAAGACCCTCAGGACGCAGACATTGCTGTGTGACATGCTCCTGCGGGATGCCCCATTTGGGATTGTGACCCAGTCGCCGAGCATCATGGACCTAGTGAAGTGTGACGGCGCTGCATTGTACTATGGTGGTATGTGTTGGTTGTTGGGCGTGACCCCAACTGATGCTCAGACAAAGGATATTGCAGAATGGTTGCTGACGTATCATGGGGACTCCACGGGGTTGAGTACAGACAGTTTGGCCGATGCGGGTTATCCCGGTGCGGCTTTGCTTGGGGATGCAGTCTGTGGTATGGCTGCGGCTAGGATTACGTCCAAGGATTTCTTGTTCTGGTTTCGGTCCCACACAGCAAAGGAATTCAAATGGGGAGGGGCAAAACATCATCCGGAAGATAAAGACGATGGTGGGAGAATGCACCCACGATCGTCATTTAAGGCCTTTCTAGAAGTAGTGAAAAGCAGCAGCTTGCCATGGGAGGTTCCAGAGATGAATGCCATTCATTCACTGCAGCTTATTATGCGGGGTTCGTTTCAGGATATTGAGGATAGGGGTGCAAAGACGATGATTAGTGCACAGCTTACTGATTTGGAGATGCAGGGGATGAATGAACTGAGTTCTGTTGCGTGCGAGATGGTTAGGCTGATTGAGACAGCAACGGCACCGATTTTCGCTGTTGATTCTGGTGGGTTTATCAATGGGTGGAATGCAAAGGCAGCAGAATTGACAGGACTGCCAGCTAATGAAGCTATGGGGAAGTCGTTGGTTCGTGATCTTGTTCATGAGGAGTCCCGTGAAGTTGTTAAAATTCATCTGTCCCGAGCTTTGCAAG GTGAAGAGGACAAAAATATCGAGTTAAAGCTGCGGACTTTTGGTTTGCAGCAGCAAAATCCATCTGTATTTATCGTGGCCAATGCATGCTCAAGTAAGGATTACATGAACAGTGTCATCGGAGTGTGCTTTGTGGGTCAAGACATCACAGGGGAGAAAGTTGTTAGGGATCAATTCACCCGCTTGCAAGGCGACTACAAGGCCATCGTACAGAGTCTTAATCCATTGATACCACCCATATTCGCTTCGGATGAGAACACCTGCTGCTCTGAATGGAATGCTGCAATGGAAAAGCTAACGGGTTGGTCTAGGGCTGAGGTTATCGGAAAAATGCTTCTTGGAGAAATTTTTGGAGGCCTCTGTCAATTGAAAGGTCAAGATGCACTGACAAAATTCATGATTCTCTTGTACAGTGCGATCGGTGGACAGGATACCGAGaagttctccttttctttttttgataggAAAGGGAAGCATGTGGAGGCGCTCTTAACTGCAAATAAAAGGATTGATGCACGCAGTGATATTGTCGGATGTTTCTGTTTCTTGCAGACTGCAATCCCTGACCTGCAGCAAACGTTAGAAGTGCAAAGGCAGCAGGATATGAAGTGTTTCACGAGACTTAAGGAGTTGGCATACATTAGGCAAGAGATGAAAAACCCATTGAATGGAATACGGTTCACTCACAAGCTCTTGGAGACTACGGGCATTTCAGATGAGCACAAGCAGCTTCTTGAGACTAGTACAGCTTGTGAGAAGCAGATGATGAAGATCATAGAGGATATGGATTTAGATCGTATTGATGATGG GGCTATGGATCTAGACATGGCTGAGTTTCTCCTCGGAGGTGTAATGGATGCCATTGTTAGTCAAATGATGCTTTTATTGAGGGAAAAGAATCTACAGCTGATTCGTGAGATTCCGGAGGAAATCAAAACAATGTCTCTCTATGGCGATCAAATTAGACTTCAGCAAGTTTTGGCAGATTTCTTGCTAAATATAGTgcatcacaccccatccccagAAGGCTGGATAAAAATTGAAGTGGCACCGAGTTTAAGGCTGATAGATGATGGTGTTGAGCTTGTGCATTTGCAGTTCAG AATGACTCATCCTGGTCAGGGTCTTCCCTTGGAGCTTGAGCAAGACATGTTTCACGGAAGTCAGTGGGCCACGCAAGAAGGGCTCGGGCTAAGCATGTCTAGGAAGCTTCTCAAGATGATGAACGGCCATGTTCACTACGTCAGGGAACCCACCAAATGCTACTTCCTCATCAGCATCAAACTTCAGATGAATCGGAGAGACACGAGGGCCCCAAACTAG
- the LOC131240792 gene encoding phytochrome B-like isoform X2 yields the protein MGLGSRTSHSNSSAASNMKAQNTTTNITSKAIAQYNTDARLLAVFEQSGECGESFDYSKSLKSATESVPEEQITAYLSKIQRGGLIQPFGCMLAFQESTFKIIAYSENSIDLLGLLPTQNPIPDSQFLGLLGVDARSIFTPSGASSLAKAAASREISLSNPIWVHSKITGKPFYAILHRIDVGIVVDLEPAWSADPAVSITGAVQSQKLAVRAISRLQSLPGSDIGVLYDTVVEEVQELTGYDRVMVYRFHEDEHGEVVSEIRRSDLEPYLGLHYPATDIPQASRFLFKQNRVRIICNCNANPVRIIQAEELKQPLCLVNSTLRSPHGCHAQYMANMGSIASLVMAVLINSNDSMKLWGLVVCHHTSARYIPFPLRYACEFLMQAFGLQLNMELQLAMQLAEKKTLRTQTLLCDMLLRDAPFGIVTQSPSIMDLVKCDGAALYYGGMCWLLGVTPTDAQTKDIAEWLLTYHGDSTGLSTDSLADAGYPGAALLGDAVCGMAAARITSKDFLFWFRSHTAKEFKWGGAKHHPEDKDDGGRMHPRSSFKAFLEVVKSSSLPWEVPEMNAIHSLQLIMRGSFQDIEDRGAKTMISAQLTDLEMQGMNELSSVACEMVRLIETATAPIFAVDSGGFINGWNAKAAELTGLPANEAMGKSLVRDLVHEESREVVKIHLSRALQGEEDKNIELKLRTFGLQQQNPSVFIVANACSSKDYMNSVIGVCFVGQDITGEKVVRDQFTRLQGDYKAIVQSLNPLIPPIFASDENTCCSEWNAAMEKLTGWSRAEVIGKMLLGEIFGGLCQLKGQDALTKFMILLYSAIGGQDTEKFSFSFFDRKGKHVEALLTANKRIDARSDIVGCFCFLQTAIPDLQQTLEVQRQQDMKCFTRLKELAYIRQEMKNPLNGIRFTHKLLETTGISDEHKQLLETSTACEKQMMKIIEDMDLDRIDDGFELKVLMLWPRLEMGMLRNVSFTTDTVMHCPVSG from the exons ATGGGTTTGGGAAGCAGAACAAGCCACTCAAATTCCTCAGCAGCCAGCAACATGAAAGCCCAAAATACCACCACCAACATCACCAGCAAGGCCATTGCCCAATACAATACAGATGCCAGGCTCTTAGCTGTTTTTGAGCAATCAGGTGAGTGTGGCGAATCGTTTGACTACTCTAAATCTCTTAAATCTGCTACAGAATCTGTCCCTGAAGAACAGATCACTGCCTATCTCTCCAAAATTCAAAGGGGTGGCCTTATCCAGCCCTTTGGTTGCATGCTTGCATTTCAAGAATCTACCTTCAAAATCATAGCTTACAGTGAGAATTCAATTGATTTGTTGGGTCTTTTGCCCACCCAAAATCCCATTCCAGATTCCCAGTTCTTGGGTCTGTTGGGTGTCGACGCCCGCTCCATCTTCACCCCTTCAGGTGCGTCGTCTCTTGCCAAGGCTGCAGCTTCCAGAGAGATATCCCTGTCGAACCCCATTTGGGTCCACTCCAAAATCACTGGGAAACCCTTCTATGCAATTCTACATAGGATTGATGTGGGAATTGTGGTGGATTTGGAGCCCGCGTGGTCGGCCGATCCTGCAGTGTCGATCACTGGTGCCGTCCAGTCACAGAAGCTCGCTGTGCGGGCCATCTCCCGGCTGCAGTCGCTCCCGGGTAGCGATATCGGCGTTTTGTATGATACTGTGGTTGAAGAAGTTCAGGAGCTTACTGGGTATGACAGGGTTATGGTTTACAGGTTTCACGAGGATGAGCACGGTGAGGTCGTTTCAGAGATCCGACGGTCGGATTTGGAGCCTTACCTGGGCTTGCATTATCCGGCCACAGACATACCTCAGGCGTCCCGGTTTCTGTTTAAGCAGAACCGCGTGAGGATTATCTGCAATTGCAACGCGAATCCCGTGCGAATCATCCAGGCTGAAGAGCTGAAGCAGCCATTGTGCTTGGTGAATTCAACACTGCGGTCGCCCCATGGATGCCACGCTCAGTACATGGCCAACATGGGCTCGATCGCGTCATTGGTGATGGCCGTGCTGATCAACAGCAACGACTCGATGAAGCTCTGGGGGCTTGTCGTCTGCCACCACACCTCAGCACGGTACATCCCTTTCCCCCTGCGGTATGCATGTGAGTTCCTCATGCAGGCCTTTGGGCTGCAGCTGAACATGGAGCTCCAGCTGGCAATGCAGCTCGCAGAGAAGAAGACCCTCAGGACGCAGACATTGCTGTGTGACATGCTCCTGCGGGATGCCCCATTTGGGATTGTGACCCAGTCGCCGAGCATCATGGACCTAGTGAAGTGTGACGGCGCTGCATTGTACTATGGTGGTATGTGTTGGTTGTTGGGCGTGACCCCAACTGATGCTCAGACAAAGGATATTGCAGAATGGTTGCTGACGTATCATGGGGACTCCACGGGGTTGAGTACAGACAGTTTGGCCGATGCGGGTTATCCCGGTGCGGCTTTGCTTGGGGATGCAGTCTGTGGTATGGCTGCGGCTAGGATTACGTCCAAGGATTTCTTGTTCTGGTTTCGGTCCCACACAGCAAAGGAATTCAAATGGGGAGGGGCAAAACATCATCCGGAAGATAAAGACGATGGTGGGAGAATGCACCCACGATCGTCATTTAAGGCCTTTCTAGAAGTAGTGAAAAGCAGCAGCTTGCCATGGGAGGTTCCAGAGATGAATGCCATTCATTCACTGCAGCTTATTATGCGGGGTTCGTTTCAGGATATTGAGGATAGGGGTGCAAAGACGATGATTAGTGCACAGCTTACTGATTTGGAGATGCAGGGGATGAATGAACTGAGTTCTGTTGCGTGCGAGATGGTTAGGCTGATTGAGACAGCAACGGCACCGATTTTCGCTGTTGATTCTGGTGGGTTTATCAATGGGTGGAATGCAAAGGCAGCAGAATTGACAGGACTGCCAGCTAATGAAGCTATGGGGAAGTCGTTGGTTCGTGATCTTGTTCATGAGGAGTCCCGTGAAGTTGTTAAAATTCATCTGTCCCGAGCTTTGCAAG GTGAAGAGGACAAAAATATCGAGTTAAAGCTGCGGACTTTTGGTTTGCAGCAGCAAAATCCATCTGTATTTATCGTGGCCAATGCATGCTCAAGTAAGGATTACATGAACAGTGTCATCGGAGTGTGCTTTGTGGGTCAAGACATCACAGGGGAGAAAGTTGTTAGGGATCAATTCACCCGCTTGCAAGGCGACTACAAGGCCATCGTACAGAGTCTTAATCCATTGATACCACCCATATTCGCTTCGGATGAGAACACCTGCTGCTCTGAATGGAATGCTGCAATGGAAAAGCTAACGGGTTGGTCTAGGGCTGAGGTTATCGGAAAAATGCTTCTTGGAGAAATTTTTGGAGGCCTCTGTCAATTGAAAGGTCAAGATGCACTGACAAAATTCATGATTCTCTTGTACAGTGCGATCGGTGGACAGGATACCGAGaagttctccttttctttttttgataggAAAGGGAAGCATGTGGAGGCGCTCTTAACTGCAAATAAAAGGATTGATGCACGCAGTGATATTGTCGGATGTTTCTGTTTCTTGCAGACTGCAATCCCTGACCTGCAGCAAACGTTAGAAGTGCAAAGGCAGCAGGATATGAAGTGTTTCACGAGACTTAAGGAGTTGGCATACATTAGGCAAGAGATGAAAAACCCATTGAATGGAATACGGTTCACTCACAAGCTCTTGGAGACTACGGGCATTTCAGATGAGCACAAGCAGCTTCTTGAGACTAGTACAGCTTGTGAGAAGCAGATGATGAAGATCATAGAGGATATGGATTTAGATCGTATTGATGATGG GTTTGAGCTTAAAGTGCTTATGTTGTGGCCAAGGCTTGAAATGGGTATGTTACGTAATGTATCATTCACCACCGACACTGTTATGCATTGCCCTGTATCAGGCTGA